The nucleotide sequence AAAACCAGTCACACCGAAACGTAAAAATTAAgtaatcataaaaataaaaatccttttttttttaaatcaaacgttcattacgtaagaaaacaaaaaatgataacactgacatttaaacataccaagatttcaataaatatgcaggaagtactatctccaggaagtgagattctcaaatatgaaacacataacttaaaaattcacatttaaacacaatatgaagcaaaagataaaacaaaataattaagaaaacttagctgcttcaaacttaaatatgtaaatatactcATCGACTTTCTTGGTGAAGAAATCGGTTCGTgtttagatcccatctcacatggactaaaaaaaACGAACTgaaataaacttaatatcgactttatttttgcaaaataataaacgtaaaaataatgtaaccaaTTAATTAGATATACATATGTCCATTAAGGGCGGGGGCGGGTTTATCACCCCTTCGTTTTCcttttccattacttttgccTGTCAATACttcctcgaatggcgactcaatagatttgcaaatcatatacatacatgccagaatttgttaggtccaaagcgggacattccttaaaaaattgtcgggacatttgaccaaaaagcaggacacctaaaacgatctatcattccacctttactgtagtcggTATATATTGTACTAACAAAAActattgatacttttattcaacacataaaacatctgatatgaagcatgaaatctaaaacataacaataacagttttattaaataagacaatagcaaacaacgaagataatattcatctttttagagtacaaacaatactcattatattactttcaatggcaaacatcaACGCAGGGGAGgttatccagtacactgaaagtacgggttacagtaaactatctaccgaacagttacatcagcttgacacggaatgcgcagccgtacacatttccgaggtagctttttggtggaagcaaaccgtctttttgttcattttaactgccaacaacttaattggagtagggtcaaactgtcatgcatagcacctcgttgtttttaatacaattacacccaattacactagacaggatgggtatcacttattggactgtttgttgcgattttggtatattgcacattcggattatcccgctattttggaagtaaacattgaatgttaaagactcattaatgacgtagagttaattttacaaaacaattgttttgtaaaccgtttcaaacaaagacaaaaacaaacacattttcaacatttatttcattataatacaactatcgatagcaataagcgaccactatcttgaagaacaccatggtgtgaatgcctgataaaatcaataattagccgataaatcgctaataaggtgtcataaacgacactggtacacacgagaagtagaatcggattgttaattgggggcaataaagggataagcGGTGGTaggtgttagcgaaacagagcttgaatagcgaattttattgggaacatatagaccttacatcgttttttaacGAATgacgggacaaatcgtctcatatcgggacgtcGGGACAaagggactgtcccgccgagatcgggacgtctggcatgtatgcatatatacccaaacacgaaaaactcgtgcgctttccactaaatcttaaacacaaaacccgtgcaattttcgcgctaaaccattaccataatctcttttctaaataacatgtataacaccATAGTATACCGtgtttatcaaaccgagaataatttcatacaTATCAGACACTCAGAACATTTTTATCATAatgcaggcttggcgaaatttAGTCAATagaaattgccgccatagagtctattgatgatttttgctttggcagactcttggcgtcaatagtcctctctatctttttaatagcgagagttccgacacgaatttcggtcgcatcactcctgaatttaaatacagGTACACACATATTTGTGACAATTATGAAAGAACATTGCCTAAATAgtatatattgagcaaaatatatcgaaatttacctgttgataaactatatttcaagtttgtttcatccaatataaatCCTTGAATAGTAAAGGCTCATGTTATCTCCCTTGTAaggaggttaaattcaactatgctTGTAactgagtttgaaaaaaaaagtgtgCAATATGCACAAAACAGTAAGGAATGAATttggaaataataatcataagagGACGAAGAAgcaaaagaataattataattattataactcaaaatattagaatcgacggtaacgaaataccccaaaagtaataggtacgaaatagctatggtacgaaataagaacaacaacaacaatgccaaaatggttccctaattgcttattatattaattaatgatgaaatctaaggtacaaacttccttacatgtgtgaaaaatcatgACGGCGCTCTATAACTCGTAAGTatgtttgtaacaaaggccagtaattttcacaaattgcttactatattaattaatcaaaacttaaggttcaaacttgcttatatgtgtgaacaatcaacTGTTAATACCCTGATATGcaaatgataatatagggcgaacgaacccagggcgaacggacccagggcgaacgtgtaactagggcgaacggacccgatatCTAATGGTTGCCTTTGAGAAAATTATAATTCAATGTCTATGATTTCGAATGAAATACAGGTAATTTTTGTGATCTTagttcatatttgtcaaacaacgggtagattttagatatatacacttgtaaatactgtaattcccataatagtattgcatttatttttcgttatggtttttacagaccggagtttcagcgttcagatttattctgaaggttacaatacactaaatgaacgcttcatgtagggctgtactctctaaaaaaatatcatagttgacaggaaggcatgttttacactttttaccattattcaggtgttatcttgcggagataatggtagggcatgaataggtgttcactactgaatccctgaaatatgatacacttgaagactatagtaaaccattgcactagaaaaggttacattccactaagaaacggccgaaaaaaaaagttgcaaaaacagtcgattttgatttgtgtcaagttctttcttgcattgtacatgacatatcttttttattgcataaatcgattccgcttagaatggcctttaagaaaaggtatggttatgggggtctctatgtgcaaaatgttgcatttattttcgctcaaagttgtcgcttttacattgaattatatagggaaactatttggtgtattatgacctaaacgcaaaaccaggcctagtcacaaagaagctgtatttacagaaaatcatcatttttttagtgagatattatgcgttttggcaaatttcacggaataaatgcgtttatttcacgaatttaaggagcatcgtgagtttttaagaaaaaaatacgttttcagaggaaaataagaaaaaaatgtacaaaaactcgtcttgagcatctcaaatcgcaacaatttgtgctgaaagagctcatgaacacgttttaatagttgtttacttctttttctacaaagcttgtaacaatattccagtattttgaccgattgtaaatatttagggtaatcgttttacgcctgaacgcccgttataaatcaaagctccgaacgcgaaagccacatggcttatcaggcgttataataaaatgcattttcaagcatttctacgtgaaagatcggtctgaaaattggcatgcacatagaaaataggtttataagtatcgagaagtgcttatttttcgcgatgttaacagcaaacgttgtcttataggttacaatacactaaatgaacgcttcatgtagggctgtactctctaaaaaaatatcatagttgacaggaaggcatgttttacactttttaccattattcaggtgttatcttgcggagataatggtagggcatgaataggtgttcactactgaatccctgaaatatgatacacttgaagactatagtaaaccattgcactagaaaaggttacattccactaagaaacggccgaaaataaaagttgcaaaaacagtcgattttgatttgtgtcaagttctttcttgcattgtacatgacatatcttttttattgcataaatcgattccgcttagaatggcctttaagaaaaggtatggttatgggggtctctatgtgcaaaatgttgcatttattttcgctcaaagttgtcgcttttacattgaattatatagggaaactatttggtgtattatgacctaaacgcaaaaccaggcctagtcacaaagaagctgtatttacagaaaatcatcatttttttagtgagatattatgcgttttggcaaatttcacggaataaatgcgtttatttcacgaatttaaggagcatcgtgagtttttaagaaaaaaatacgttttcagaggaaaatatgaaaaaaatgtacaaaaactcgtcttgagcatctcaaatcgcaacaatttgtgctgaaagagctcatgaacacgttttaatagttgtttacttctttttctacaaagcttgtaacaatattccagtattttgaccgattgtaaatatttagggtaatcgttttacgcctgaacgcccgttataaatcaaagctccgaacgcgaaagccacatggcttatcaggcgttataataaaatgcattttcaagcatttctacgtgaaagatcggtctgaaaattggcatgcacatagaaaataggtttataagtatcgagaagtgcttatttttcgcgatgttaacagtaaacgttgtcttataggttacaatacactaaatgaacgcttcatgtagggctgtactctctaaaaaaatatcatagttgacaggaaggcatgttttacactttttaccattattcaggtgttatcttgcggagataatggtagggcatgaataggtgttcactactgaatccctgaaatatgatacacttgaagactatagtaaaccattgcactagaaaaggttacattccactaagaaacggccgaaaaaaaaagttgcaaaaacagtcgattttgatttgtgtcaagttctttcttgcattgtacatgacatatcttttttattgcataaatcgattccgcttagaatggcctttaagaaaaggtatggttatgggggtctctatgtgcaaaatgttgcatttattttcgctcaaagttgtcgcttttacattgaattatatagggaaactatttggtgttttatgacctaaacgcaaaaccaggcctagtcacaaagaagctgtatttacagaaaatcatcatttttttagtgagatattatgcgttttggcaaatttcacggaataaatgcgtttatttcacgaatttaaggagcatcgtgagtttttaagaaaaaaatacgttttcagaggaaaataagaaaaaaatgtacaaaaactcgtcttgagcatctcaaatcgcaacaatttgtgctgaaagagctcatgaacacgttttaatagttgtttacttctttttctacaaagcttgtaacaatattccagtattttgaccgattgtaaatatttagggtaatcgttttacgcctgaacgcccgttataaatcaaagctccgaacgcgaaagccacatggcttatcaggcgttataataaaatgcattttcaagcatttctacgtgaaagatcggtctgaaaattggcatgcacatagaaaataggtttataagtatcgagaagtgcttatttttcgcgatgttaacagtaaacgttgtcttataggttacaatacactaaatgaacgcttcatgtagggctgtactctctaaaaaaatatcatagttgacaggaaggcatgttttacactttttaccattattcaggtgttatcttgcggagataatggtagggcatgaataggtgttcactactgaatccctgaaatatgatacacttgaagactatagtaaaccattgcactagaaaaggttacattccactaagaaacggccgaaaaaaaagttgcaaaaacagtcgattttgatttgtgtcaagttctttcttgcattgtacatgacatatcttttttattgcataaatcgattccgcttagaatggcctttaagaaaaggtatggttatgggggtctctatgtgcaaaatgttgcatttattttcgctcaaagttgtcgcttttacattgaattatatagggaaactatttggtgtattatgacctgaacgcgaattatttcagctaggcgaaattgccggtccgccggtcctgaccggcagatatCCATTTGGTTCGGAAGGtataacaagaatgtcggtccgggttaccggcaaaatgtgaaatgactgcaaacaaatcatatttttttcaaagttaaaaATTCAAAGAGCAAACCCCTGAAATCATTgctttgatgtttgcaataagtttgttacgtacaaatagcaaatccaactggttacacaacacctacacTGGACTTTCAAACACGGTCGCAAAATCGGCAGCTGCGTTCTTACAAAATAGATCTTGGTAGCTTagacatatttttcgagtagataAGAACATTAAAATATGAACTTCTCTATGAAGCATGGCTTCAaaaggttgtttattaaatataaacaatgttctagtgatatctttataacatgcacATGCCATAGGTCTccaaaaagttatcattttaaattGTACAACTTAGTGTCTGTTAATCGCAATTTTATTTTCGATAGTTAATTTTTACTTTTGTTTACGTTGTTATAATGCCTAAATGGATATCATTGGTCAGGTAAATATAGTTTGACCAATTAGATGCCCTGTTATATATTTCGTTGGATGGTGCAAAGCCAGATGAAAATACAGCTTACCGAAGATGAGAAAAAAGAAAAGCCGAAAGACTGAAAAACTGTTATCTTATTAGGATAAAGCACTGGCAGGGGCTTGTTGTCAGAGCTAAAATAAAGGGTTtatgttaatgtacatgtacatagttgtgttgttgtttttttttcggtccggctaaattttctccgggccggcacattttctgaaatgcctgtccggatgaccggcagattttttccaatttcgccaagcctgttaAATGTCAAATGATAATACTGAAGCCGACAAAAACTGTTACCGCAGTATTAAACCAACCACTGACGAACATACTACAGTAACAAATACCGTCAGAACATATATTGACGGGAATATATAGCACTACAAATTATGCGTCTTCTATGACTCAAAATAAAATCTTACAACGAATAAGTAGATTTATGAATTGTGTATTTGATTATTTCCaaattgaaacttacacacaccAGAATGAGGACAAGGGCACAAATGGGGACAATATCACACATATCAGACACTCAGTACAGTTTTCCTATCATAGTGTCAGATTATAAAACCAAAGAACTTACCAACATATCGTTCTGTGAATCCACAGTTCTCAGACTATTTTACTTTGTAGACTACATCTTCATCAGCCTGCACAAGGGCGCAAGTACAAAAGTGAAAATAACACACACCCGAATGAGGACACATGGCACAAATGAAGACAATCTCAcacacataaaaaaaatcataaaatgagATGAGTATACATCAGCTGCCAGTGCAACATATGCTGACACAAtgtatataggatctggcacgagttgtcatatcataccaaattttattaaacgagttcaggatttTGTTaataagcgagcctttggcgagcttactaaccaATTTCCttgacaagtttaataaaatatggtatgaaatgacaacgagtgtaagatcttttttatcacatgcttttaaatgagcaaattaaataaatatttacgcaaacataatgataaatcccgaatgttgttaacattttgtgacgtcatttgacgttgcaacgtcatttcagcaaaatgaCAAAatgagattggtcaataaacaaaaactaagccaatgaaaacgcttaaaaatgttgtattacacatgtgtaataaaaaatgtaatggttatattatatgagaaacagggtatggcaGTTGATAAATAATGTTAGGATAATATGTTTTGCGATAACCTAATGTGTCTTCTATGACAAGTAATGACAGCCCATTAACAGTAGGTTGACAGTTAATTGTTAACCTTTTCTGTAAAATATCATACTCTGCTGATATCActaaatgtgtattaatgtggaACTTACTTCAACTTCGGCTTGGCACTGTTCCACAGGCCTGTCTTCTTTTCTGGATCTGTGGCTCATATCTTCCTCATCCTGTGCAAGTACAAAAGTGAAAATAGCACAAGCCCGAATTGGGACAAAGGACACAAATGAGGATAATGTCACACATATCAGACAGTCACactcagaacatttttttcataatgtcAAATGATAATACTGAAGCCAACAACAACTGTTACCGCAGTATTAAACCACTGACGAACATACTGCAGTTACCAATAGCGTCAAAACATATATTGGCTAAAATATATAGCACTACAAATTATGGGTCTTCTGTGACTCAAAATAAAACCTTACAACGAATAAGTAGATTATTTATCGTGTATTTGACTATTTCCAAATTGAAACAAGCACACAACTGAATGAGGACAAGGGCACAAATGGGGACAATATCACACATATCAGACACTCGGTATAGTTTTCCTATCATAATGTCAGATGAGAATACCCAAGAGCTTATTGACATATCGTTCTGTGAATCCACAGTTCTCAGACTATTTCCATCTTTATCTACTACATCTTTATCAGCCTGCACAAGGGCGCAAGTACAAAAGTGAAAATAACACACATCCCAATGGGGACACATGGCACGAATGAAGACAATCTCATACGCATTACAAATCATTAAATGAGATGGGTATACTTCAGCTGCCAGTGCAACATATGCTGACACACTATATTATGTAAGGATAATATGCTAAGCAAAAACCGAATGTGTCTTATTTGACATGTAATTACATCTTATTACCAGTAGATGGACAGGAAATTTTTTATTcacattttctgtaaaatatcatACTCTACTGATATCACTGAAAGTGTATTAATGTGGAAATTAATTCAACTTCGACTTGGCACTGTTCCACAAGTCTGGCGTCATTTTCTAATTCGTGGATCATGTCTTGATTAGCCTCTACAAGTACAAAAGTGAAAATAACACACAACCAAGTGAGGACAAAGGACACAATTGAGGACAATGTTACTCATATCAGAAAGACGAGTACATTTTCttattataatttcatattgGAATTCTCAAGAACTTACCAAGGTATCGTTCTGTGAATCCACAGTTCTCAGACTATTTCCATCTTCGTAGACTACATCTTCATCAGCCTTCACAAGGGCACAAGAACACAACTTAAAATAACACACACCAAATGGGGACAAGGGGCACGAATGAAGACCATTTCGTACATATAACAAATCATGTGCGTATATTTCTTGCTCTACATAATTATGAGAATGGTATGTGTAGTATAGCATCGTGTGTCTTCTATGATTTGTGATCACAACCAATATGTAGAAAATTAAGCGTTTACTTCACGTTTTTTTTGTAAACTATCTCTCAACTCAGCTCACAAGGCCCAAATTACATTTACCAGAGTTGTATACTTGATGTCCCAATGCCAGCAACAAAGATATATATGACATGATACagacaaatatatattattaatacaatattgtTAATGTTAGTGTAATCATTATTGTATATAGTAGTTACTGGGCCAGCAATATGCAGAGTTGACAAGCTGCCATGAGACGGCCACAGTATCACTATGTATCATGCTAAAATATACCATACTCTGCTGATATCACACACATGTTAGGTGAAGCTCAACATACAAAAATTTCGGCTTGGGACTCCAAATGTCTGTCGCCATTTCTAACTTCATGGGCCACGTCTTCATCAGACTGCAAAAGTACACAAGTGAAAATAACACCCACTCGACTGAggacaataataaaacaatacctGCTATTGTAATTATCAAATTTCTATGAAATATATGTTACACATAGGCGATTATGAGAGGTTAccaattttattgttaaaaaagtaattaaaagtaTAAAGTAATGCAAATCTTTCTCCAAACAGTTCTCACACACACAAACGACGCAAACAACTATAGCCATGTATCGAATACGTTTTTGTGGGAAATAGTTCATTTGAAGATATGGTATAGCCAcaaatttaccccccccccccccaggcgGCCGATAAAAACAATTATCCTTAATCCTACAGTTCCCATGTCATTTCCAACTATGTGGACCAGATTTGCAGAAATAACACACACCCAAATGGAGACAAAGAACACAAATGAGGACAATAATTATTATCACATACATCAAATAATCGGTGAATCAAATTAATATACCTAAGCCACAAATATTGTTGCAACATGAAACttataacaaatacaaactaTAATGATGGTACGCCTAGCACTATAATTCAAGTCTCCAGTAGCGGCTGATGGAATCACCCAGGAACAAAAAGTGGAATATTACTGGTAGAGGAAAACCttatcttaaaaacataaatacttttaCAATGATAGTCATACAATGGAGTAGAGCTGATGATTACCCAGTACCGGTATCGTGACCAAGATAATGAACATCCAACACCCAATACACACCCAAATGAGATCACAAATGAAGAAAAGATCACACATATCAGATAATCGGTAAACAAgccatacacatttttttttaatgtcctATGACGCTCACATTGACATAAACATATATCACTATAGCTTCAAAGCATGTATCCaggttaaatataattatgttacaggCTTAATTGTATGTAAATGCTGTAGGTGTATGTTACTGTCTTGTGAGCGTCGCGTACTTGTCAATTCCACGTTCATTGACGTACTGTTCGCTCAGCCTTATAATAAACATCCTTTTCAAAGTAAGTTACGTTGTGTTGTTCTTTGTCTCTGATAAAAGATACTTCATGAAATAGTAGAAAATCAAATCGACTCTTTTAGTAAATATTATTATAGCCTATAGGCTACAACTAGGTTACATCCATAAATATATCAACGCATCGTTCTGCGTCTTATCAACAATAATGTTATTTGATTTATCATTGACCAGGTCTTCCAGTACATGGTGAAGCAAACATTGCAACAAAACATACTGCTGGTCTGCTTATAACTACAAGTCATGCCTTGTCTACCTTGTGTATGACTTCTGAGGAAATTCCAAAAGACAAAGACAATTATGTTGTACTTAAAATTTTCGGCAAAAAAGCATACTCCACAGATAGCATGCCATTCATGTTCATAAACGTAGAACTTACCATACGAGTAGTATCTTTCTGTGACTTCACATTTGTTACGGCGTTTCCCTCATGATTGACAAGGTCTTCACCAGCCTGCACAAGAACATATATATAAGTGAAACTAACACACAGCCAAATAAGGCCACGTAACACAATTGGGGACAATATTTGTATAACACATTTGTGAAAATAGAATTATTTGAAATTCAAAACATATAAAGCCAACAAACAAGTAATATCACAGTTCATAACCGATCCTTTGTGGGGTAACATCGTCATTTTGAGAATTTATACTAAtgatatatacaatatatcttCAGTCATGATATCTTTGGAGTATTACTTGGCTTTAAACATCAAACGTGACTTTAAAAGATGCAAATTTGacatatttgtatacagttttgtgGGAAATTCCATGATATGAATGTCACGGTTTACAAGtatataaaaatcaaatgaaCACAACAAACCTTTCTCCATGGTAAATTTGGCACTCCGTAATCGAACCGCAGCTCCTCATTTACTGAAATGTCTTTGATGGCAAACAGGCATAGATGGGGTTTTCCATGTACAAGAACTATTTTCTTCtctgcattttttcttatatctCCCTTTATTGCATCGTTTACCATACGGCCGGCAGAAAATATGTCCTGCGTTGCATCGATGCTAAAAATGTGACAGTTAATGTTATTTAGTAGGCAGCAGCCATATAAATGCATACTGGTTGCTTGAAATCAACTTTTCGAAGAAATATGAGTTATAGTACTCTTTCCCGCATTGATTACAACTTTAATTTAGAGGGATAATTGAGCTTTTATGTGGAACatgccaatgtttttcaacaaaatatactCGTAGTAACACAAATGAAATATTAATGGTACTCATAATGGGTCAAGAATGCAGCAGGGGTAAGCATTTCAGGCCTGTATTTTTAACATTCCCAGCCCCTTGCGGGAGGGGACTACCCCTCCATTTGCCTACCCCGATCCACCGACACACGGTACGATGATTTGACCCCATGTTCATACCCCTCTAGTTAGACATTTCTGGATCCGGGCATGATCAATATGAAGCTTCAACAGCATGCTTTTCACAAAGAATGCATTCTTCCACCTTAACTCTATATGCATCTACTGAACatgataaataaacaagagatg is from Dreissena polymorpha isolate Duluth1 chromosome 14, UMN_Dpol_1.0, whole genome shotgun sequence and encodes:
- the LOC127857335 gene encoding uncharacterized protein LOC127857335, whose product is MVNDAIKGDIRKNAEKKIVLVHGKPHLCLFAIKDISVNEELRFDYGVPNLPWRKAGEDLVNHEGNAVTNVKSQKDTTRMSDEDVAHEVRNGDRHLESQAEIFADEDVVYEDGNSLRTVDSQNDTLDEEDMSHRSRKEDRPVEQCQAEVEADEDVVYKVK